Proteins encoded within one genomic window of Raineyella fluvialis:
- a CDS encoding FmdB family zinc ribbon protein, with product MPRYQYHCTSCGRDLEVRQSFSEPALTVCPTCQGDLRKVFNAVGVVFKGSGFYKTDSRSGSSASIPAGTSTSSASTTSSTESTSSTPAPATVGASAGSSD from the coding sequence ATGCCCCGTTACCAGTACCACTGCACCAGCTGCGGCCGCGACCTCGAGGTCCGCCAGTCCTTCAGCGAGCCGGCCCTGACGGTCTGCCCGACCTGCCAGGGTGACCTCCGCAAGGTGTTCAACGCTGTCGGTGTCGTCTTCAAGGGTTCGGGGTTCTACAAGACGGACAGCCGCAGCGGGTCGAGCGCCTCGATCCCGGCCGGGACCAGCACGTCGTCCGCCAGCACCACGTCCTCGACCGAGTCGACCTCGAGCACTCCCGCTCCGGCGACCGTCGGCGCCTCCGCCGGATCGTCTGACTGA
- the glp gene encoding gephyrin-like molybdotransferase Glp, whose translation MGLFRRKKQADDEASVDPRPKPGLPPRPEPDVDGLRSVEDHRAYVLSMVRELPAFGQSLLDAVGLSLCEEIVADLDLPRFDNSAMDGYAVRAEDLEGASRAHPVALPVVRSITAGDVAGAELEPGTVVKIMTGAPVPPGADAVVPYEHTDRGAESATFLHAPEVGDSIRHIGEDIAVGDHIAAVGDRLGPRQIGMLAGIGIDQVLVRPRPRVVVISTGSELVQPGYELREGQIYDSNSFMLAALARSEGAQVFRVGIVSDDPDVVAQAISDQLVRADLILTTGGVSEGDRDVIKAVMPRLGPTDFCRVAMQPGKPQGFALIGDDNIPVIMLPGNPVSAFVSFEVFVRPVLRKMMGIQPLVRPVGHALTRTIIRSRRARHSSSAAW comes from the coding sequence ATGGGACTGTTCCGCCGGAAGAAGCAGGCCGACGACGAGGCGAGCGTCGATCCCCGTCCGAAGCCTGGTCTACCCCCTCGTCCGGAACCGGACGTCGACGGCCTGCGGTCGGTGGAGGACCACCGGGCGTACGTGCTGTCGATGGTGCGCGAGCTGCCCGCGTTCGGGCAGTCGCTGCTCGATGCGGTCGGGCTCAGCCTGTGCGAGGAGATCGTCGCCGACCTGGACCTGCCGCGGTTCGACAACTCGGCGATGGACGGGTATGCCGTGCGCGCCGAGGACCTCGAGGGTGCCTCCCGGGCACACCCGGTCGCCCTGCCCGTCGTCCGGTCGATCACCGCCGGTGACGTGGCCGGTGCGGAGCTGGAGCCGGGAACCGTCGTGAAGATCATGACCGGGGCGCCGGTGCCGCCCGGCGCGGATGCGGTGGTGCCGTACGAGCACACGGATCGCGGGGCGGAGTCGGCGACCTTCCTGCATGCCCCCGAGGTCGGTGACAGCATCCGCCACATCGGCGAGGACATCGCCGTCGGGGACCACATCGCCGCTGTCGGCGACCGCCTCGGGCCGCGCCAGATCGGGATGCTCGCCGGCATCGGGATCGACCAGGTGCTGGTCCGGCCACGACCCCGTGTGGTGGTGATCTCCACCGGTTCCGAACTCGTGCAGCCCGGCTACGAGCTGCGGGAGGGGCAGATCTACGACTCGAACTCGTTCATGCTCGCCGCGCTCGCGCGCAGCGAGGGCGCCCAGGTGTTCCGCGTCGGGATCGTCAGCGACGACCCCGACGTCGTGGCGCAGGCGATCTCCGACCAGTTGGTCCGCGCCGACCTGATCCTCACCACCGGAGGGGTCAGCGAGGGCGACCGGGACGTGATCAAGGCGGTCATGCCGCGGCTCGGGCCGACGGACTTCTGCCGGGTCGCGATGCAGCCCGGCAAGCCTCAGGGCTTCGCGCTGATCGGTGACGACAACATCCCGGTGATCATGCTGCCGGGCAACCCGGTGAGCGCCTTCGTGTCGTTCGAGGTGTTCGTCCGCCCGGTGCTGCGCAAGATGATGGGGATCCAGCCGCTGGTGCGCCCGGTCGGCCACGCCCTCACCCGGACCATCATCAGGTCCCGAAGGGCAAGACACAGTTCCAGCGCGGCCTGGTGA
- the moaC gene encoding cyclic pyranopterin monophosphate synthase MoaC, protein MSEAAMDGSSGDDAPVALTHLDERGAARMVDISGKPVTTRTATARGVVLLSPAAVSALRDDALPKGDALAVTRIAAIQAAKHTADLIPLCHPLPLSSVTVDLEVVDEGVRIEVSVRTTSRTGVEMEALTAVSVGCLTLIDMVKAVDKHATITDVRVVAKAGGRSGDWSAT, encoded by the coding sequence ATGAGTGAGGCGGCGATGGACGGCAGTTCGGGCGATGACGCCCCGGTGGCGCTGACCCACCTCGACGAGCGGGGCGCCGCGCGGATGGTCGACATCTCGGGCAAGCCCGTGACCACCCGTACGGCCACGGCGCGCGGCGTCGTCCTGCTCAGCCCTGCGGCGGTGAGCGCGCTGCGTGACGACGCCCTGCCGAAGGGCGATGCCCTCGCCGTGACCCGGATCGCCGCGATCCAGGCGGCCAAGCACACCGCTGACCTGATCCCGCTGTGCCACCCGCTGCCGCTCAGCTCCGTCACGGTGGACCTCGAGGTGGTCGACGAGGGTGTCCGCATCGAGGTGAGCGTACGGACGACGTCGCGGACCGGGGTGGAGATGGAGGCCCTCACCGCGGTCAGCGTGGGTTGCCTGACCCTGATCGACATGGTGAAGGCGGTCGACAAGCACGCCACCATCACCGATGTCCGGGTGGTCGCGAAGGCCGGCGGGCGCAGCGGCGACTGGAGCGCGACGTGA
- a CDS encoding MogA/MoaB family molybdenum cofactor biosynthesis protein, with product MTSRAVVITCSTRAAAGTYEDRSGPAAVAGLRALGLECPDPVVVPDGPLVGAALREAIADAPAVVVTTGGTGLAPTDTTPEETAPLLDRQVPALAAAIVARGVANGVPTAVLSRGLVGLAGATLVVNLPGSRGGVADGLAVLADVLPHALDQVRGGDHPRPDA from the coding sequence GTGACCTCGCGCGCCGTGGTCATCACCTGCTCCACCCGCGCCGCGGCCGGGACGTACGAGGACCGGTCCGGCCCGGCGGCCGTCGCCGGGCTGCGGGCGCTGGGCCTGGAGTGTCCCGATCCCGTCGTCGTCCCCGACGGCCCGCTGGTGGGAGCGGCACTGCGCGAGGCGATCGCTGACGCCCCCGCCGTCGTGGTGACCACCGGGGGCACCGGGTTGGCGCCCACGGACACCACTCCGGAGGAGACCGCGCCGCTGCTCGACCGGCAGGTCCCCGCTCTGGCGGCCGCGATCGTCGCCCGCGGGGTGGCTAACGGTGTGCCGACCGCGGTGCTGAGCCGCGGACTGGTCGGCCTCGCCGGAGCCACCCTGGTGGTCAATCTCCCCGGCTCCCGTGGCGGTGTCGCCGACGGTCTGGCCGTGCTCGCGGATGTGCTGCCCCATGCCCTGGACCAGGTCCGGGGTGGCGACCACCCGAGGCCCGACGCGTGA
- a CDS encoding GNAT family N-acetyltransferase, translating into MTGPLDTTWPVSVRRGRVALRPIRRRDGRVWTEVHERNDAWLRPWEATVPPQAAASAPSSFAEMTRDLLRQARAGRTLPWLVWYDPVDEGDPRGPGVLAGQLTVSGITRGSAQWAQLGYWVDERWAGRGIIPLAVAMATDHCLGPLGLHRMEIVIRPENVNSRRVVEKLGFRGEGMRPAYLHIDGEWRDHLVYALNADEIGPGGLVARLTGSGRAAGLIGGPTAGRNDELPDTPPGITDR; encoded by the coding sequence GTGACCGGGCCGCTCGACACCACCTGGCCGGTGTCCGTACGCCGTGGCCGGGTCGCGCTGCGGCCGATCCGGCGTCGTGACGGCCGGGTCTGGACTGAGGTGCACGAGCGCAACGACGCCTGGTTGCGGCCGTGGGAGGCGACGGTTCCCCCGCAGGCCGCGGCCTCGGCGCCCAGCAGCTTCGCCGAGATGACCCGCGACCTGCTCCGCCAGGCGCGGGCGGGGCGTACGTTGCCGTGGCTCGTCTGGTACGACCCGGTGGACGAGGGGGACCCGCGCGGACCCGGGGTGCTGGCCGGTCAGTTGACGGTGTCGGGCATCACCCGCGGCTCGGCGCAGTGGGCGCAGTTGGGCTACTGGGTGGACGAGCGTTGGGCCGGTCGCGGCATCATCCCGCTGGCCGTCGCGATGGCCACCGACCACTGTCTGGGCCCGTTGGGCCTGCACCGGATGGAGATCGTCATCCGCCCCGAGAACGTCAACAGCCGGCGCGTCGTGGAGAAGCTGGGCTTCCGCGGCGAAGGGATGCGCCCCGCCTACCTGCACATCGACGGGGAGTGGCGTGACCACCTCGTCTACGCCCTCAATGCGGACGAGATCGGCCCCGGGGGACTGGTCGCGCGGCTGACTGGATCAGGGCGCGCGGCGGGGCTCATCGGGGGGCCCACGGCAGGTCGCAACGACGAGCTGCCCGACACTCCGCCAGGGATCACGGACCGATAA
- a CDS encoding carboxymuconolactone decarboxylase family protein, whose product MSDTKSTGWSGGKNAFGDFAPGMVHYTDAVLFDEVWEREGLSKRDRSLVTVAALTAMGKTDQLRFHLDFARQNGVTEDELKEALLHLAFYTGWPHGMGAMTVLKTVIEAGEGERIGR is encoded by the coding sequence ATGAGCGACACCAAGAGCACCGGGTGGAGCGGCGGGAAGAACGCCTTCGGCGACTTCGCCCCCGGAATGGTCCACTACACCGACGCCGTGCTGTTCGACGAGGTCTGGGAGCGTGAGGGCCTGTCCAAGCGGGACCGCAGCCTCGTCACGGTCGCTGCACTGACCGCGATGGGCAAGACCGACCAGCTGCGGTTCCACCTCGACTTCGCCCGCCAGAACGGCGTCACCGAGGACGAGTTGAAGGAAGCCCTCCTGCATCTCGCGTTCTACACCGGCTGGCCCCACGGCATGGGTGCGATGACGGTGCTCAAGACGGTCATTGAAGCTGGAGAGGGTGAACGAATCGGTCGTTGA
- a CDS encoding helix-turn-helix transcriptional regulator has translation MDTRDEAREFLMSRRANLSPEQAGLTAAGHRRVAGLRRSEVAMLADVSPEYYAKIERGNLLGVSDAVLESVARALQLDDAEREHLFDLARAANGGAQTVRRRKPKTWTARESLTRALDAVTDGPAFVRNGRMDILATNALGRAFYDEVFDGAGQGNLARFCFLDERARTFYPDWEKAADITVAILRAEAGHDPRDKQLQDLVGELSTRSDAFRTRWGAHNVRRHGSGTKEFHHHAVGDLTLTYEGLELTAEPGLSFLIYTAERGSPSDERLRLLASLAAAPPLPRPVRDETITTKE, from the coding sequence ATGGACACCAGGGACGAAGCGCGGGAGTTCCTCATGTCCCGTCGGGCCAATCTCAGCCCCGAGCAGGCGGGTCTGACTGCCGCTGGGCACCGGCGGGTGGCAGGGCTGCGTCGCAGCGAGGTCGCGATGCTCGCAGACGTGAGTCCCGAGTACTACGCCAAGATCGAGCGCGGCAATCTGCTCGGGGTCTCCGATGCGGTGCTGGAGTCGGTCGCGCGAGCCCTGCAGCTCGACGATGCCGAGCGCGAGCACCTCTTCGATCTAGCGCGGGCGGCGAACGGTGGCGCGCAGACCGTTCGGCGACGCAAGCCGAAGACTTGGACGGCGAGAGAGAGCCTGACCCGTGCGCTGGACGCTGTCACGGATGGTCCGGCGTTCGTCCGCAACGGCCGCATGGACATCCTGGCGACCAACGCCCTGGGCCGCGCCTTCTACGACGAGGTCTTCGACGGGGCAGGGCAGGGCAACCTCGCCCGCTTCTGCTTCCTCGACGAGCGGGCCAGGACGTTCTACCCGGATTGGGAGAAGGCCGCAGACATCACCGTGGCGATCCTGCGTGCCGAGGCCGGCCACGATCCCCGGGACAAGCAGTTGCAGGACTTGGTTGGAGAGCTCTCCACCCGCAGTGACGCGTTCCGGACCCGGTGGGGCGCGCACAACGTGCGCCGGCACGGCTCTGGGACGAAGGAGTTCCACCATCATGCTGTCGGAGATCTGACTCTTACCTACGAGGGCTTGGAGCTGACCGCAGAGCCGGGTCTGTCGTTCCTCATCTACACGGCGGAGCGTGGCTCGCCCAGCGATGAGCGGCTGCGGCTGCTGGCAAGCCTCGCCGCCGCCCCGCCATTGCCGCGCCCGGTGCGCGACGAGACCATCACGACGAAGGAGTAA
- a CDS encoding aldo/keto reductase, translated as MHTRTLGQGLQVSAIGLGAMGMSQGYGPNPGNRDQMIAVLRSAVEEGVTFFDTAEVYGPYVNEELVGEALEPIRDQVVIATKFGWDIKDGKSVGLDSRPEQIRRVAEASLKRLRTEVIDLFYQHRVDPQIPIEDVAGTVGELIAQGKVRHFGLSEASAATIRTAHAVQPVTAVQSEYSLWTRDPEAEVLPTLAELGIGFVPFSPLGKGFLTGTVDSSTSFAEGDIRSRVPRFEAENLAANLKLVDHVKALAAAKGATPGQIALAWLLAQQSWIAPIPGTRRIERIRENAASTQVALSADERADLDALVRRIGVSGDRYNAEHMAYVGR; from the coding sequence ATGCACACCAGGACACTCGGACAGGGCCTTCAGGTCTCCGCGATCGGGCTCGGCGCGATGGGCATGTCCCAGGGCTACGGCCCCAACCCCGGCAATCGAGATCAGATGATCGCGGTGCTGCGCTCCGCCGTCGAGGAAGGCGTCACCTTCTTCGACACGGCCGAAGTCTACGGCCCCTACGTGAACGAGGAGCTCGTCGGCGAAGCCCTCGAACCGATCCGCGACCAGGTCGTGATCGCCACGAAGTTCGGGTGGGACATCAAGGACGGGAAGAGCGTCGGCCTCGATAGCCGGCCCGAGCAGATCCGCCGCGTCGCCGAAGCCTCGCTGAAGCGGCTGCGTACGGAGGTGATCGACCTGTTCTATCAGCACCGAGTAGACCCGCAGATACCGATCGAGGATGTCGCCGGCACCGTCGGGGAGCTGATCGCCCAGGGCAAGGTCCGCCACTTCGGCCTCTCGGAGGCGTCCGCCGCCACGATCCGCACCGCCCACGCCGTTCAGCCGGTCACCGCCGTGCAGAGCGAATACTCGCTGTGGACCCGCGATCCCGAAGCGGAGGTACTGCCGACGCTCGCGGAGCTGGGCATCGGGTTCGTGCCGTTCAGCCCGCTCGGCAAGGGCTTCCTCACCGGCACCGTGGACTCATCCACCTCCTTCGCCGAGGGCGACATCCGCAGCCGGGTTCCCCGGTTCGAGGCGGAGAACCTCGCCGCCAACCTGAAGCTCGTCGACCACGTCAAGGCCCTCGCTGCGGCGAAAGGTGCGACGCCGGGACAGATCGCGCTGGCGTGGCTCCTCGCGCAACAGAGCTGGATCGCACCGATCCCTGGCACCCGCCGCATCGAGCGCATCCGCGAGAACGCCGCCTCGACCCAGGTCGCGTTGTCCGCCGACGAGCGCGCCGACCTCGACGCTCTCGTCCGGCGGATCGGCGTGAGTGGAGACCGCTACAACGCCGAACACATGGCCTACGTCGGCCGCTGA
- a CDS encoding cupin domain-containing protein, whose product MRDGTDQIFPIGDTNDAFAQYFIGQSYLAPLTDGSVPVSNVTFEPSCRNNWHIHHGTNGGGDQILLCTAGSGWYQAQGEEPVSMEPGTVIRVPAGTKHWHGAKADSWFSHLAFITPGQSISNEWLEPVTEEVYGRLAK is encoded by the coding sequence ATGAGAGACGGCACTGACCAGATATTCCCGATAGGGGACACGAACGACGCCTTCGCTCAGTACTTCATTGGCCAGAGCTACCTCGCACCCCTGACTGACGGGAGCGTCCCGGTCAGCAACGTGACCTTCGAACCGAGCTGCCGGAACAACTGGCATATCCACCACGGCACGAACGGCGGTGGCGACCAGATCCTGCTGTGCACGGCCGGATCCGGCTGGTACCAGGCCCAGGGCGAGGAGCCCGTGAGCATGGAACCGGGCACCGTGATCCGCGTCCCCGCTGGCACCAAGCACTGGCACGGCGCGAAAGCCGATTCCTGGTTCAGCCACCTGGCATTCATCACCCCGGGCCAAAGCATCAGCAACGAATGGCTCGAACCGGTTACGGAGGAGGTGTACGGCCGCCTCGCGAAGTAA
- a CDS encoding class I SAM-dependent methyltransferase, whose product MDQVSRFYGGPGGLVAAISSALDSAGLDRTQLRPADLAPVDEFHIRGRAASLEIVEALGLGAGSHVLDLGSGLGGPARTLAELTGCTITGVDLTPEFCEVATALSEWTGMAAHTRFRVGDATATGLPDGSVDGALTVHVAMNISDKPALYAEAFRVLRPGGRFVVYDVLQGEGGDVHYPVPWAHDSSTSFLATLDDMRELLPAAGFDVLSEVDSSDESLVWFRQMRARIERDGPPPVTFAAFLGDAFGQMAANQVANLAERRIRTVMYTCSRPL is encoded by the coding sequence ATGGACCAGGTTTCGAGGTTCTACGGGGGCCCCGGCGGGCTGGTGGCGGCGATCAGTTCCGCCCTGGACTCCGCTGGCCTGGACCGTACCCAGCTGCGGCCTGCCGACCTCGCCCCGGTCGACGAGTTCCACATCCGAGGTCGTGCGGCGTCCCTGGAGATCGTCGAGGCCCTCGGGCTGGGGGCCGGCTCGCACGTGCTCGACCTCGGGAGCGGACTGGGCGGTCCCGCTCGGACGCTCGCCGAGCTGACCGGGTGCACGATCACCGGCGTCGACCTCACCCCGGAATTCTGCGAGGTGGCGACGGCGCTCTCGGAGTGGACGGGCATGGCCGCCCACACCCGCTTCCGGGTGGGCGATGCGACCGCCACCGGCCTTCCGGACGGCTCTGTGGACGGTGCGCTGACCGTGCACGTCGCGATGAACATCTCCGACAAGCCGGCGCTCTACGCCGAAGCCTTCCGGGTGCTTCGACCGGGCGGCAGGTTCGTCGTCTACGACGTGCTGCAGGGTGAAGGCGGCGACGTCCACTACCCCGTTCCGTGGGCCCACGACTCCTCCACCAGCTTCCTCGCCACCCTGGACGACATGCGCGAACTGCTCCCAGCGGCCGGTTTCGACGTCCTCTCGGAGGTCGACTCGTCGGACGAGAGCCTCGTCTGGTTCCGGCAGATGCGGGCCCGGATCGAGCGGGACGGACCGCCACCAGTCACCTTTGCCGCCTTCCTGGGGGACGCGTTCGGGCAGATGGCCGCCAATCAGGTGGCCAACCTCGCCGAGCGCCGCATCCGCACCGTCATGTACACCTGCTCGCGACCGTTGTGA
- a CDS encoding rhodanese-like domain-containing protein, protein MSASPIGAERAGSPSQGVARPRRFLAAGTPVRPRVGAGTRRHRAGPRMQRRLARLARATVDSPVAVTREEPGEIAAGLETVLEHARRGLERLTPEQAVAAWRGGALLVDIRTSEQRAERGALPGAICIDRTVLEWRLQPGGRHSIPELAGPDTQVIVVCRQGYSSSLAAASLRSIGLQRATDMIGGVEAWIEAGLPLSDDPPDVRR, encoded by the coding sequence ATGTCTGCATCGCCGATCGGCGCCGAACGCGCCGGGTCGCCATCCCAGGGAGTCGCTCGGCCGCGCCGATTCCTCGCCGCCGGCACCCCGGTCCGTCCTCGCGTCGGTGCGGGGACCAGACGTCACCGGGCCGGTCCCCGGATGCAGCGGCGCCTGGCCCGTCTGGCGCGCGCGACGGTCGACAGCCCAGTGGCGGTCACCCGGGAGGAGCCGGGCGAGATCGCTGCCGGTCTCGAGACGGTGCTCGAACACGCCCGACGCGGGCTCGAACGACTGACTCCGGAGCAGGCCGTGGCGGCGTGGCGTGGGGGTGCGCTGCTGGTCGACATCCGTACGTCGGAGCAGCGCGCCGAACGAGGAGCACTCCCCGGGGCGATCTGCATCGACAGGACAGTTCTCGAGTGGCGCCTGCAGCCGGGCGGGCGCCACTCGATCCCCGAGCTGGCGGGGCCGGACACCCAGGTCATCGTCGTGTGCCGACAGGGCTACAGCAGCTCACTGGCCGCGGCGTCCCTTCGGTCGATCGGCCTGCAGCGGGCGACAGACATGATCGGCGGCGTGGAAGCGTGGATCGAGGCGGGACTGCCGCTCTCGGACGATCCCCCGGACGTACGCCGCTGA
- a CDS encoding multicopper oxidase family protein has protein sequence MTDNLVDITAGGSQTLTATLVQRQVHSQFPKPTTLFGYTRVGGPAADTASASYLGPILMAKRGHPVTVNYVNNLHDQDYLSVFGNANSYTQWTENHTGTGILTHLHGGFVAGVNDGNPFASSPAGYGSFQTADYPNEQPAAGLWFHDHLLGATRLNVVAGLAGGYLLRDDWDSGSRADLPQGPYELPLVIQDRRFNADGSLLYPTNPASLNGPWIPEYFGDVMLVNGKVWPHLDVEPAVYRFRFLNGCNARIMSLKMNAPMFIIGTELGLRPTAPLPASRLTMAPAERFDVLVDFTRLAGKTILLQNSNPPTPISNPAPNLSQVMQFRVKPVASGGALKTVITTLPPPEATLTELISIGAPNPRGLSGVRNRMITLNEVGANTPSWTMNLNGAGYMSATPHVEQLNVGEVEDWYYVNTTPDTHPMHTHLFGFTVLGRYTFDVAGYVAKYGTTHGVPRQDVTTLVPFLKSALQPPAPEEAGFKDTVKANPGQVTVVRAKFSLPTTATDTPQRYVHHCHIVEHEDNDMMERFEVS, from the coding sequence TTGACCGACAACCTCGTCGACATCACGGCCGGTGGATCCCAGACGCTGACGGCGACCCTCGTACAGCGCCAGGTGCACAGCCAGTTCCCGAAGCCGACGACGCTCTTCGGGTACACACGGGTCGGGGGACCCGCAGCGGACACGGCGTCGGCGTCGTACCTCGGACCGATCTTGATGGCCAAGCGTGGCCACCCGGTGACGGTCAACTACGTCAACAACCTGCATGATCAGGACTACCTGAGCGTGTTCGGCAACGCCAACAGCTACACCCAGTGGACGGAGAACCACACGGGGACCGGAATCCTGACCCACCTGCACGGTGGTTTCGTCGCCGGGGTGAACGACGGCAATCCGTTCGCCTCCTCCCCCGCCGGGTACGGAAGTTTCCAAACGGCTGATTACCCCAACGAGCAACCGGCGGCGGGGCTGTGGTTCCACGACCACCTCCTGGGCGCCACCCGATTGAACGTCGTCGCCGGGCTTGCCGGAGGCTACCTCTTGCGCGACGACTGGGACAGCGGCTCCAGAGCGGATCTGCCCCAAGGGCCGTACGAACTGCCACTGGTCATCCAGGACCGGCGCTTCAACGCGGACGGCTCCCTGCTCTACCCCACCAACCCCGCCAGTCTGAACGGGCCGTGGATCCCGGAGTACTTCGGGGACGTGATGCTGGTCAACGGCAAGGTCTGGCCCCACCTGGACGTGGAACCGGCGGTCTACCGCTTCCGGTTCCTCAACGGCTGCAACGCGCGCATCATGTCCCTGAAGATGAACGCCCCGATGTTCATCATCGGCACCGAACTGGGCCTCCGGCCTACGGCACCGTTACCAGCCAGCCGCCTGACGATGGCGCCGGCCGAGCGCTTCGACGTCCTCGTGGACTTCACCCGTCTCGCCGGTAAGACCATCCTCCTGCAGAACTCGAACCCACCGACCCCGATCAGTAACCCGGCGCCCAACCTGTCACAGGTGATGCAGTTCCGGGTGAAGCCTGTGGCGTCCGGCGGAGCACTGAAGACCGTGATCACCACCCTGCCTCCGCCTGAGGCGACACTGACAGAACTGATCAGCATCGGCGCCCCCAACCCGAGGGGCCTCAGCGGCGTCAGAAACCGGATGATCACCCTGAACGAGGTCGGGGCAAACACGCCGTCGTGGACGATGAATCTGAACGGTGCCGGTTACATGTCCGCGACACCTCACGTGGAGCAGTTGAACGTCGGCGAGGTCGAGGACTGGTACTACGTGAACACCACGCCGGACACCCACCCGATGCACACCCACCTCTTCGGATTCACGGTGCTGGGCCGCTACACCTTCGACGTAGCCGGTTATGTCGCGAAGTACGGGACCACCCACGGCGTCCCCCGACAGGATGTCACGACGCTGGTGCCCTTCCTGAAGTCGGCTCTCCAACCACCAGCCCCCGAGGAGGCCGGGTTCAAGGACACCGTCAAGGCCAACCCTGGCCAGGTCACCGTGGTGCGCGCCAAGTTCAGCCTCCCCACCACCGCGACCGATACCCCGCAGAGGTACGTGCACCACTGCCATATCGTCGAGCACGAGGACAACGACATGATGGAGCGGTTCGAGGTGTCCTAG
- a CDS encoding N5-glutamine methyltransferase family protein: protein MDFAPSSGLTRRLLDTLRRSGSVFPQDELAALVAAASGSSELTELVDRRADGVPVEVLVGYAWFGDLRIRVTSGVFIPRHRTEYLVERALRHLSPGDRLLDLGCGSGAVAALVAHHVGALDITAMDIDPVAVGCARINLPPPARVVLADSPAALAPERFHVIVANLPYVPTARLPYLPRDARDYEPLVALDGGWDGLDPLRRVAPHLLSRLLPDGWFLVEVGEDQTEPAAAILRGVGFAAVAVSVSNDRDTNVVEARR, encoded by the coding sequence ATGGATTTCGCCCCCTCGTCGGGGCTCACGCGCAGACTGCTCGACACGCTCCGCCGGTCCGGATCGGTGTTCCCGCAGGATGAACTCGCTGCCCTGGTGGCCGCCGCGAGCGGGTCGAGCGAACTGACCGAACTGGTCGACCGGCGCGCCGACGGTGTCCCTGTCGAGGTCCTCGTCGGGTACGCCTGGTTCGGTGACCTACGGATCAGGGTCACCTCCGGAGTATTCATCCCCCGGCACCGCACTGAGTACCTGGTGGAACGTGCCCTGCGGCACCTCAGCCCGGGCGACCGGCTGCTCGATCTCGGCTGCGGGAGCGGCGCGGTGGCGGCCCTCGTGGCGCATCACGTCGGGGCGCTTGACATCACCGCGATGGACATCGATCCCGTGGCTGTTGGCTGTGCCCGGATCAACCTGCCACCACCCGCGCGGGTGGTGCTGGCTGATTCGCCGGCCGCCCTGGCCCCGGAGCGGTTCCACGTGATCGTCGCCAACCTGCCCTACGTCCCGACAGCGCGGCTCCCGTACCTGCCGCGTGACGCCCGGGACTACGAGCCGTTGGTCGCGCTCGACGGCGGGTGGGACGGGCTGGATCCGCTGCGCCGGGTCGCACCGCACCTGCTGTCGCGCCTGCTGCCGGATGGGTGGTTCCTCGTCGAAGTGGGTGAGGACCAGACGGAGCCGGCCGCCGCGATCCTTCGAGGCGTGGGCTTCGCCGCCGTGGCGGTGAGTGTGTCGAACGACCGGGACACCAACGTGGTCGAGGCACGACGCTGA
- a CDS encoding SRPBCC family protein gives MSKHVAASASVLIDRPVDDVFAFFADAENSPRWRSGVISIRRVGEDLGVGTVYEQSVAGPGGRPIRADIRLTAYEAGRRVAFETIAGPVRPRGEYLFEPVEGGTRVVFDLAADLDGVKALLMAGPVQKTMDAEVAALAKAKDQLEHP, from the coding sequence ATGAGCAAGCATGTGGCGGCCTCCGCCAGCGTTCTGATCGATCGTCCGGTGGACGACGTGTTCGCCTTCTTCGCCGATGCGGAGAACAGCCCGCGGTGGCGTTCCGGGGTGATCTCCATCCGTCGCGTCGGGGAGGACCTCGGCGTGGGCACGGTCTACGAGCAGTCGGTGGCGGGCCCGGGTGGCCGGCCGATCAGGGCCGACATCCGGTTGACGGCGTACGAGGCCGGCAGGCGCGTCGCGTTCGAGACCATCGCCGGCCCGGTACGTCCGCGCGGGGAGTACCTCTTCGAGCCGGTGGAGGGCGGCACCCGGGTCGTGTTCGACCTCGCCGCCGACCTGGACGGCGTCAAGGCACTGCTGATGGCCGGGCCGGTGCAGAAGACGATGGACGCCGAGGTGGCGGCACTCGCGAAGGCGAAGGACCAACTCGAGCACCCATGA